One genomic segment of Mastomys coucha isolate ucsf_1 unplaced genomic scaffold, UCSF_Mcou_1 pScaffold22, whole genome shotgun sequence includes these proteins:
- the Ran gene encoding GTP-binding nuclear protein Ran: protein MAAQGEPQVQFKLVLVGDGGTGKTTFVKRHLTGEFEKKYVATLGVEVHPLVFHTNRGPIKFNVWDTAGQEKFGGLRDGYYIQAQCAIIMFDVTSRVTYKNVPNC from the exons ATGGCCGCCCAGGGAGAGCCGCAGGTCCAGTTCAAG CTCGTCCTGGTGGGCGACGGCGGCACCGGGAAGACCACGTTCGTGAAGCGCCACTTGACCGGCGAGTTTGAGAAGAAGTATGTAG CCACCCTGGGCGTGGAGGTGCACCCGCTCGTCTTCCATACCAACAGAGGACCCATCAAGTTCAACGTGTGGGACACGGCCGGCCAGGAGAAGTTCGGGGGCCTGCGCGATGGCTACTACATCCAAG CCCAGTGTGCCATTATAATGTTTGACGTAACATCAAGAGTTACTTACAAGAACGTACCTAACTG CTAG